One genomic segment of Elgaria multicarinata webbii isolate HBS135686 ecotype San Diego chromosome 9, rElgMul1.1.pri, whole genome shotgun sequence includes these proteins:
- the FMC1 gene encoding protein FMC1 homolog, with protein sequence MAALGPPLRTFRSLMHELRYAQGEAGRSYRDSPAYQYLREAFRAHRVTSEKLCRAQHDLHFQAATYLCLLRSVREHLALHKEYHGKGERSAEEVAGLVGLKLPRQPGGKGWEP encoded by the exons ATGGCGGCGCTCGGGCCGCCTCTTCGCACCTTTCGTAGCCTAATGCACGAGCTCCGTTATGCTCAAGGAGAGGCCGGCCGCTCCTACCGGGACTCCCCGGCTTATCAGTATTTGAGGGAGGCCTTCCGCGCACACCGG GTAACCAGTGAAAAATTATGTAGGGCTCAACATGACCTACATTTTCAGGCTGCCACCTATCTCTGTCTTCTGCGTAGTGTCCGGGAGCACTTAGCACTACATAAAGAATATCATGGAAAAGGAGAGCGGTCAGCAGAGGAAGTGGCTGGACTTGTAGGCCTTAAACTACCACGGCAACCTGGAGGGAAAGGATGGGAGCCATAG